A genomic window from Rhizobium sp. 007 includes:
- a CDS encoding M48 family metalloprotease, which yields MTRRARLDSMTTWKRPAPSSNVLSAPYRWSRHALLVSAAAVALNGCQSILEQSYQPTVSPSASPQIVDEVQKNDPRAAMGAREHPRIVASYGGEYKDAKTERLVARIAGALTAVSENPSQSYRITILNSPAINAFALPGGYLYVTRGLLALANDASEVAAVLSHEMGHVTANHGIERQKREEAEVIASRVVAEVLSSDIAGKQALARGKLRLAAFSRQQELQADVIGVRMLGEAGYDPYAATRFLDSMAAYSRFMSADPEADQSLDFLSSHPNSVQRIELARDHARAFGQEGTVGDKGRGYYLDGIDGLLYGDSPEEGYVRGQTFLHGGLGIRFDVPPDFSIDNKVEAVMATGPGDVAIRFDGVADNDNQSLTNYISSGWVTGLDPSTIRPITVNGMEAATARATADRWDFDVTVVRNNSQIFRFLTAVPKGSAVLQQTADVLRASFRRMTPQEAATLKPLRIRVISVRPGENVATLAARMLGTDRKLDLFKLINALPTGGTVSPGDRVKIISE from the coding sequence ATGACTCGGAGAGCCAGACTGGACAGCATGACGACGTGGAAACGCCCCGCGCCCTCCAGTAACGTGCTTTCTGCGCCATACCGGTGGAGCCGCCATGCGCTGCTGGTGTCTGCGGCCGCAGTCGCGCTCAATGGCTGCCAGTCGATTCTCGAGCAATCCTATCAGCCGACGGTCTCGCCCTCTGCCAGCCCGCAGATCGTCGATGAAGTCCAGAAGAACGATCCGCGTGCCGCCATGGGCGCGCGCGAACATCCGCGTATCGTTGCAAGCTACGGCGGCGAATACAAGGACGCCAAGACTGAACGCCTCGTTGCGCGCATTGCCGGTGCGCTAACGGCGGTTTCGGAGAATCCGAGCCAGTCCTACCGAATCACGATTTTGAATTCGCCGGCAATCAACGCTTTCGCGCTGCCGGGCGGCTATCTCTATGTGACCCGTGGTCTGCTGGCGCTTGCCAACGACGCTTCCGAAGTCGCGGCTGTTCTTTCGCATGAAATGGGTCACGTTACGGCCAATCACGGCATCGAACGCCAGAAGCGCGAAGAGGCGGAGGTCATCGCAAGCCGCGTCGTCGCCGAAGTTTTGTCGAGCGACATCGCCGGCAAGCAGGCGCTTGCCCGCGGCAAGCTGCGTCTCGCCGCCTTCTCGCGCCAGCAGGAACTGCAGGCCGATGTGATCGGCGTGCGCATGCTCGGTGAAGCGGGCTACGATCCTTACGCCGCCACTCGCTTCCTCGATTCCATGGCGGCCTATAGCCGCTTCATGTCCGCCGATCCTGAGGCCGACCAAAGCCTGGACTTCCTTTCGAGCCACCCGAACTCGGTGCAGCGTATCGAGCTTGCGCGCGATCACGCCCGCGCCTTCGGCCAGGAGGGGACGGTCGGAGACAAGGGCCGGGGCTATTATCTCGATGGCATCGACGGTCTTCTCTATGGCGACAGTCCGGAGGAAGGCTATGTTCGTGGCCAGACCTTCCTGCACGGTGGTCTCGGCATTCGCTTCGACGTGCCGCCGGATTTCAGCATCGACAATAAAGTCGAAGCCGTCATGGCAACCGGTCCGGGAGACGTGGCGATCCGCTTCGACGGGGTTGCCGACAACGACAACCAAAGCTTGACGAACTACATATCGAGCGGCTGGGTCACCGGCCTCGATCCTTCGACGATCCGGCCGATCACCGTCAACGGCATGGAAGCGGCAACGGCCCGTGCAACCGCGGATCGCTGGGATTTCGACGTGACCGTGGTGCGCAACAATTCGCAGATCTTCCGCTTCCTGACCGCCGTTCCAAAGGGCAGTGCCGTCCTGCAGCAGACAGCAGACGTGCTGCGCGCCAGCTTCCGCCGCATGACACCGCAGGAAGCGGCAACGCTGAAGCCTCTGAGAATCCGCGTCATCAGCGTCCGTCCCGGCGAAAACGTCGCAACGCTGGCGGCCCGAATGCTGGGCACGGATCGTAAGCTCGACCTCTTCAAACTGATCAATGCCCTGCCAACTGGCGGCACGGTCTCGCCCGGCGACCGCGTGAAAATCATTTCCGAATAA
- a CDS encoding RNA polymerase factor sigma-32, with protein MKNMSADRRMIKIAMAAPYLAREEEHDLAIRWKDNEDRGARNQIAMAHMRLVISMAGKFRNFGLPMSDLVQEGYVGLLEAAARFEPEREVRFSTYASWWIRASIQDYILRNWSIVRGGTSSAQKALFFNLRRLRAKLARGDSHLTLQSIHQEIAAALGVSLADVQTMDARLSGNDASLQAPSVSGDADSAEKMDFLVSDDPLPDEQVSNMIDGERRRIWLTSALKHLNEREMKIIAARRLAEEGATLEELGADLGISKERVRQIESRAMEKLRSALVSADPHMAAHA; from the coding sequence ATGAAGAACATGTCTGCAGACCGGCGCATGATCAAAATCGCCATGGCGGCTCCCTATCTTGCTCGCGAAGAAGAACATGATCTCGCTATTCGCTGGAAGGACAATGAGGATCGCGGTGCCCGCAACCAGATCGCGATGGCTCACATGCGTCTCGTCATTTCGATGGCGGGCAAGTTTCGCAATTTCGGTCTGCCGATGAGCGATCTTGTCCAGGAAGGTTATGTTGGCCTGCTGGAAGCGGCCGCCCGCTTTGAGCCGGAGCGCGAGGTGCGCTTCTCTACCTACGCAAGCTGGTGGATTCGCGCGTCGATCCAGGATTACATCCTGCGCAACTGGTCGATTGTCCGCGGCGGTACGAGCTCCGCCCAGAAGGCTCTCTTCTTCAATCTGCGTCGCCTGCGCGCCAAACTTGCCAGAGGCGACTCGCATCTCACCCTTCAATCCATCCATCAGGAGATCGCGGCTGCCCTCGGTGTCAGCCTCGCCGACGTCCAGACGATGGATGCGCGCCTTTCCGGCAATGACGCCTCGCTGCAGGCGCCTTCGGTTTCCGGCGATGCCGACAGCGCCGAGAAGATGGATTTCCTTGTCAGCGACGATCCGTTGCCGGATGAGCAGGTTTCCAACATGATTGATGGCGAACGTCGCCGTATCTGGCTGACATCGGCGCTGAAACATCTCAATGAGCGCGAGATGAAGATCATTGCGGCACGCCGCCTTGCCGAAGAAGGTGCGACGCTCGAGGAACTCGGCGCCGATCTCGGAATTTCGAAGGAACGCGTTCGCCAGATCGAAAGCCGCGCCATGGAAAAGTTGCGCAGCGCGCTGGTGAGCGCAGATCCCCATATGGCGGCTCACGCCTAA